A portion of the Methanomassiliicoccus sp. genome contains these proteins:
- a CDS encoding ammonium transporter, with translation MAYDTGSIAWMLTSAALVMVMTPAVGFFYGGMLKKNSMLSMLGQSLICLGIVTIIWVVAGFSLAFSPGSNLIGGLDFAMMNGIGVWSDPPALAWFPTSIPPLLFMIYQCMFAIITVALIIGGIAERMKLAAVTVFLAIWAIVIYSPVAHWVWGGGWISQMGALDFAGGTVVHITAGATVLAATLVIGKRLSKQHNVEEQAHNIPFVVLGGALLWMGWFGFNAGSALGSNELAVSAFVVTQIAAATAGVVWGLVSYLHLGRTSVLGMITGGVVGLVAITPASGFVDVSGALAIGIVAPIISYAAIQFRKKAGFDDALDVWACHGVGGTVGAIATGFLATSAVNPAVVNNGLLYGGGFDLLVKQVIAVCGVWAFVFVVVFVLMKVLTMVWPNWRMTKEEERIGVDIVQHGENAYA, from the coding sequence ATGGCATATGATACTGGATCGATCGCGTGGATGCTGACATCCGCAGCACTGGTCATGGTCATGACCCCTGCCGTCGGGTTCTTCTACGGCGGCATGCTGAAGAAGAACAGCATGCTCTCCATGCTCGGGCAGAGCCTGATCTGCCTTGGCATTGTCACGATAATTTGGGTGGTGGCCGGGTTCTCTCTGGCGTTTTCGCCAGGGAGCAACTTAATCGGTGGCCTGGACTTCGCCATGATGAACGGGATAGGCGTGTGGTCGGACCCACCTGCTCTGGCATGGTTCCCAACATCAATTCCACCGCTCCTGTTCATGATATACCAGTGTATGTTCGCAATCATCACTGTGGCCCTGATCATCGGGGGTATCGCCGAGCGCATGAAGCTCGCCGCGGTCACCGTCTTCCTGGCAATCTGGGCGATTGTCATCTACTCTCCAGTGGCTCACTGGGTGTGGGGCGGGGGCTGGATCTCCCAGATGGGGGCGCTTGACTTCGCCGGTGGTACCGTCGTTCACATCACGGCCGGGGCGACCGTCCTGGCGGCAACCCTGGTCATCGGCAAGAGGCTGTCCAAGCAGCACAACGTCGAGGAGCAGGCTCACAACATCCCATTTGTCGTGCTGGGCGGCGCCCTGCTGTGGATGGGCTGGTTCGGTTTCAACGCTGGTTCCGCCCTCGGGTCGAACGAGCTCGCGGTCAGCGCCTTCGTGGTCACCCAGATCGCTGCTGCCACCGCAGGTGTGGTTTGGGGTCTCGTCTCGTACCTCCACCTTGGCAGGACGAGCGTCCTGGGCATGATCACCGGCGGGGTCGTCGGCCTGGTCGCCATCACTCCGGCGTCCGGCTTCGTGGATGTCTCTGGTGCGCTGGCCATCGGTATCGTGGCCCCCATAATCAGCTACGCCGCCATCCAGTTCCGCAAGAAGGCGGGCTTCGATGACGCGCTGGACGTCTGGGCCTGCCACGGTGTCGGCGGTACCGTCGGCGCCATCGCCACTGGCTTCCTTGCCACCTCCGCGGTCAACCCCGCGGTCGTTAACAACGGCCTGCTATACGGCGGCGGCTTCGACCTCCTGGTCAAGCAAGTCATCGCCGTCTGTGGGGTCTGGGCGTTCGTGTTCGTGGTCGTGTTCGTCCTGATGAAGGTCCTCACCATGGTCTGGCCCAACTGGCGCATGACCAAGGAAGAGGAGAGGATCGGTGTTGACATCGTTCAGCACGGCGAGAACGCTTACGCCTGA